The following are encoded together in the Candidatus Woesebacteria bacterium genome:
- a CDS encoding ABC transporter ATP-binding protein, translating into MASILSLEKISKVYPMGDMMVHALREVSLEIKEGDFASITGPSGSGKSTLMHMIGLLDKPTSGRILLQGKNVSDLDENELAVARNKYIGFVFQSFNLLSKTSALDNVALPLLYAGVAKNERNERAQKALITVGLGDRLDHTSTQLSGGQQQRVAIARALVNDPRLILADEPTGNLDTKSGDEIMSLLKNLNKEGNTILLVTHEMEIAASTKRRIKIVDGEIVEDKKQ; encoded by the coding sequence ATGGCCTCCATTTTAAGCCTCGAAAAAATATCGAAAGTCTATCCAATGGGTGACATGATGGTGCACGCTTTACGCGAGGTAAGTTTAGAAATCAAAGAGGGAGATTTCGCTTCCATAACGGGACCATCCGGAAGCGGCAAATCAACTCTCATGCACATGATCGGACTTCTGGATAAACCAACAAGTGGCAGAATTCTATTACAAGGGAAAAATGTTAGCGATCTTGACGAAAACGAATTAGCCGTAGCTCGAAATAAATATATCGGATTTGTTTTCCAATCATTTAACTTATTGTCCAAAACAAGCGCCCTAGACAATGTTGCTCTTCCCCTGCTTTACGCAGGTGTTGCCAAAAACGAACGTAACGAACGGGCCCAAAAAGCTCTCATAACGGTCGGTCTCGGCGACCGACTTGATCATACATCAACACAATTATCAGGAGGTCAACAGCAAAGAGTTGCCATCGCACGAGCTCTGGTAAATGATCCTCGGTTAATATTAGCGGACGAACCGACGGGTAATTTGGATACCAAATCGGGAGATGAAATTATGTCACTGCTTAAAAATCTTAACAAGGAAGGTAACACTATTTTACTAGTTACTCACGAAATGGAAATTGCAGCGAGTACCAAAAGGCGAATAAAAATAGTCGACGGAGAAATCGTCGAAGATAAAAAACAGTAA
- a CDS encoding ABC transporter permease: MIDYTETFTLATKAIWRNKARSSLTMLGIIIGVSAVILLISVGQGLQNYITQQFESIGSNQIFVLPGKGLEGFGSGPPNLAGSKLTLRHVESISRLGGSVKTAAADNELPSSVKYKGTSIVSTVAGTSAEWLVMSNVEIGNGRGLTDSDVEQSRNVAIVGKSVVEELFGSANPVGQNITVGDQSFKIIGELNELGTQSIGIDVDNFVIIPITTSQRVFGVEAITTIVVQAVNKDEIPIAVEQVERYLKTQLDEDDFSVVDQESLLNTINQILGVLTAALGGIAAISLVVGGVGIMNIMLVSVTERTREIGLRKAIGAKPSDISSQFVIEAVALSVSGGGIGIIIGWLGSLALNPYFPTHVTLWSIALAFGVSAAIGILFGVAPAVRASKLNPIDALRYE; this comes from the coding sequence ATGATTGATTACACTGAGACATTCACTCTTGCAACCAAGGCAATTTGGCGAAACAAGGCCCGATCAAGTCTAACTATGCTCGGCATTATCATTGGTGTTTCAGCGGTGATTCTACTTATTTCAGTAGGTCAGGGTTTACAAAACTACATTACACAGCAGTTTGAGTCAATCGGATCAAACCAGATTTTCGTTCTCCCGGGAAAAGGATTGGAAGGTTTTGGATCAGGTCCTCCAAATCTGGCAGGTAGCAAACTTACCCTTCGTCATGTCGAGAGTATTTCCAGACTTGGCGGATCAGTAAAAACAGCGGCTGCCGACAACGAATTACCATCCTCAGTCAAATACAAAGGCACATCGATTGTTTCAACAGTAGCCGGAACTTCAGCAGAATGGCTGGTTATGTCCAATGTCGAAATCGGAAACGGTAGAGGTTTAACCGATAGTGACGTCGAGCAGTCTCGAAATGTTGCAATTGTTGGCAAATCTGTCGTCGAAGAATTGTTTGGAAGCGCAAATCCCGTTGGTCAAAACATAACCGTCGGTGATCAGAGTTTTAAAATAATCGGCGAACTTAACGAGCTGGGAACACAAAGTATCGGTATAGATGTTGATAATTTTGTAATTATCCCCATAACCACCTCTCAGCGGGTGTTTGGTGTTGAGGCAATTACGACAATTGTTGTCCAGGCAGTAAATAAAGATGAAATTCCAATTGCGGTCGAACAAGTGGAACGCTACCTAAAAACACAGCTGGATGAAGATGATTTTTCAGTTGTAGATCAGGAAAGTTTATTAAATACGATTAATCAAATTCTCGGTGTATTAACGGCAGCTTTAGGAGGAATAGCGGCGATATCTCTAGTCGTAGGTGGTGTTGGAATTATGAATATCATGCTCGTATCAGTCACTGAACGCACACGCGAAATAGGTTTAAGGAAAGCTATTGGTGCAAAACCAAGTGACATTTCAAGCCAATTTGTAATCGAGGCAGTGGCTTTATCTGTCTCAGGTGGAGGAATCGGTATCATCATCGGCTGGTTGGGCTCTCTTGCCCTTAACCCATACTTCCCAACCCATGTCACACTCTGGTCAATCGCTCTCGCCTTTGGGGTTTCGGCTGCAATTGGAATTTTGTTTGGGGTAGCTCCGGCAGTTCGCGCATCAAAACTTAACCCGATTGACGCACTGCGTTATGAGTAA
- a CDS encoding type II/IV secretion system protein, translated as MNPPIAQYRNDINNYELERIFSGMKANPVEFVDIIIKEAVKYGASDVLLEPRKDTFLVRSRIDGVLYKFGEMSIDSYPEITSRLKILSGLDPTEKRHIQEGQSTTTIDEKQVNLRVEIAQTVHGELVVIRIHEKKSIAMDLSQLGLNNAAFQTFETMVKQKSGLILVSGPTGSGKTTTLYSTLIKLNENKDQNVMTIEDPVEFHLDGINQMQVDEANGFTFAKGLSTILRLTPDIVLVGEIRDRETAKIAIESGLTGQLVLSTAHAEDSVRTLFRLMDLGVETYFLNSALMGVIAQRLVRKSCTECKEIYQPTQKEIDIFTSVMGRSPKQLIKSRGCEKCNNLGYKGRVGIFEVLYIDSGVRELLRMRANEDRLKEALTKNGFITLLKDGLDKAENGITTIDEVLKNSLRVV; from the coding sequence ATGAATCCTCCTATTGCCCAATACAGAAACGATATTAACAACTATGAATTGGAACGTATTTTTTCGGGAATGAAGGCAAATCCGGTTGAATTCGTCGACATAATCATTAAAGAAGCTGTCAAGTATGGCGCCTCGGATGTTTTATTAGAACCCAGGAAAGATACTTTTCTGGTTCGATCCAGAATTGATGGTGTATTGTATAAATTTGGAGAAATGAGTATCGACTCGTATCCCGAGATCACTTCGAGACTTAAGATTCTAAGTGGACTTGATCCAACTGAAAAAAGACATATTCAAGAAGGTCAAAGCACTACTACAATTGATGAAAAACAAGTAAATTTGCGTGTTGAAATAGCACAAACCGTGCACGGAGAGTTAGTTGTCATTCGAATCCACGAGAAAAAATCTATTGCCATGGATCTTTCACAACTTGGATTGAATAATGCCGCATTTCAAACCTTTGAAACAATGGTTAAACAAAAAAGCGGATTAATTCTCGTCAGCGGACCAACTGGTTCCGGCAAAACAACTACGCTTTATTCAACTCTAATTAAACTCAATGAAAATAAAGATCAAAATGTCATGACAATTGAAGACCCGGTCGAATTTCACTTGGACGGTATCAATCAAATGCAGGTTGACGAAGCAAACGGATTTACCTTTGCCAAGGGACTGTCAACAATTCTCAGATTAACTCCCGATATCGTCCTCGTCGGAGAAATTCGAGATCGCGAAACCGCCAAAATTGCCATCGAATCAGGTCTCACGGGACAGCTAGTTTTATCAACAGCTCATGCGGAAGACTCGGTGCGGACACTTTTCCGACTTATGGATTTAGGAGTTGAAACATATTTCCTAAACTCTGCACTTATGGGGGTTATTGCACAAAGATTAGTTAGAAAATCGTGTACCGAGTGTAAAGAAATTTATCAACCAACGCAAAAAGAAATCGATATTTTTACAAGCGTAATGGGAAGATCACCGAAACAATTGATCAAAAGCCGTGGGTGCGAAAAATGCAATAATTTGGGTTACAAAGGTAGAGTTGGCATTTTTGAAGTTTTGTATATTGATTCAGGAGTTCGCGAACTCCTGCGAATGCGGGCTAACGAAGACAGACTTAAAGAAGCACTAACCAAAAACGGTTTTATCACTCTTCTCAAAGATGGTTTAGACAAAGCGGAAAACGGAATAACGACGATTGATGAAGTCTTGAAAAACAGTCTTCGAGTAGTGTAA
- a CDS encoding laccase domain-containing protein, with amino-acid sequence MEKQLSPEKAEKFCIIYAMYQIEKLTKFSNLFHAISTTREGNMSYNFGDLKKVNENMQKFLVTCKVDGNRCSTIRLVHGTRIVEVKKPANIYDPDSLVDADAMITRVRRLFLLIKTADCLPIMLFDPKVQAVGLVHAGWKGTENEITVKTVLDMKKYYGTKPSHLVVGIGPGIRKASYEFDKDTEKFSTNSRVWEKYISRKGDNYLVDLFKYNIDQLVHTGVKENNIIDCKIDTAKDKRFFSHYRDVRTSDGDRGRFVTVVGLK; translated from the coding sequence ATGGAAAAACAATTAAGTCCCGAAAAAGCGGAAAAATTTTGTATAATTTACGCAATGTACCAAATTGAAAAATTAACAAAGTTTTCAAACTTATTTCACGCAATTTCTACAACACGAGAAGGAAATATGTCATATAACTTCGGGGATTTGAAGAAAGTAAACGAAAACATGCAAAAATTTCTCGTTACCTGCAAAGTCGATGGCAATCGTTGTTCAACGATACGCTTGGTGCACGGAACAAGAATTGTTGAAGTAAAAAAACCTGCAAATATATATGACCCCGATTCGCTTGTGGATGCGGATGCCATGATTACACGAGTACGTCGATTGTTTTTACTAATTAAAACCGCTGATTGCCTGCCGATAATGTTATTTGATCCTAAAGTGCAAGCAGTCGGTTTAGTGCATGCTGGTTGGAAAGGGACAGAAAACGAGATAACTGTAAAAACCGTATTAGATATGAAGAAGTATTACGGCACCAAACCTTCACATCTGGTTGTGGGAATTGGTCCGGGAATTAGGAAAGCGTCGTATGAATTTGACAAAGATACAGAAAAATTTTCTACTAATAGTAGAGTATGGGAAAAATATATTAGCAGAAAAGGTGATAATTACCTGGTTGATTTATTTAAATATAATATCGATCAACTAGTGCATACCGGTGTAAAAGAAAACAATATCATTGACTGTAAAATCGATACGGCGAAAGATAAAAGATTTTTCTCTCACTATCGGGATGTGCGTACCAGCGATGGAGATCGGGGAAGATTTGTGACTGTCGTTGGTTTAAAATAA
- the trmD gene encoding tRNA (guanosine(37)-N1)-methyltransferase TrmD, translating to MIIDIITLFPNMFSGPFEESIISRAKNKGLVEINIHYLRNWTTDKHHTVDDKPFGGGAGMVLMVEPIYKAIKELKKKNTKVYLVCPQGSTFNQQIAQHMSQEKHIILISGHYEGFDERIREHLVDDEISIGDYVLTGGELPSMVIVDTIVRLIPGVLGDNESLSGETHSRKGLVKHPVYTRPENFKGWKVPNILLSGDHAKISEWKKENNRPR from the coding sequence ATGATAATTGACATAATTACTTTGTTTCCCAACATGTTTTCCGGGCCATTCGAAGAATCTATAATAAGTCGAGCCAAGAATAAAGGCTTAGTCGAAATAAATATCCACTATCTTAGAAATTGGACCACAGATAAACATCATACTGTAGACGATAAACCCTTTGGAGGTGGCGCGGGTATGGTTTTAATGGTTGAACCGATATACAAAGCAATAAAAGAATTGAAGAAAAAAAACACCAAAGTTTATCTTGTCTGTCCACAGGGGTCGACATTTAACCAACAAATTGCCCAACACATGTCGCAAGAAAAACATATTATTCTCATATCCGGCCATTACGAAGGTTTTGACGAGAGAATTCGTGAACACCTGGTGGACGATGAAATTTCAATAGGTGATTACGTATTAACAGGCGGTGAGTTACCTTCGATGGTAATTGTCGATACCATAGTACGGCTTATCCCCGGAGTATTGGGAGACAATGAATCTCTCAGTGGTGAAACACATTCTCGAAAAGGATTAGTCAAGCATCCTGTCTACACTCGCCCTGAGAATTTCAAAGGCTGGAAGGTGCCCAATATCTTACTTTCGGGCGATCACGCAAAAATATCTGAATGGAAGAAAGAAAACAATCGTCCAAGGTAA